Proteins from a genomic interval of Capsicum annuum cultivar UCD-10X-F1 chromosome 4, UCD10Xv1.1, whole genome shotgun sequence:
- the LOC107868626 gene encoding cyclin-D5-1-like, translating into MESSSSEEEEEEEMQQENGGGDDHDEINYIQLLIGNEVNNARLNDQQAADIMNDIWIQEIRRHAIHYILRITGPQFGFHVQTLYTAVTYVDRFLLERIVEVGQYRMVRLISVACLSLAAKMDESRENVPPLSHYPVGTFGINVDHIRKMELMILGDFRWDMRYVTPFNFIRFFLSRFARDVPSKYLTRMRIYEIVLSVLQGGRLMNHRPSVIAAAATLLAVNGNLTIEQVGIQINALPLNGLLQINNVWYCYNRLRQLNEHV; encoded by the exons atgGAAAGTTCGtcaagtgaagaagaagaagaagaagaaatgcaacAAGAAAATGGCGGTGGTGATGACCACGATGAGATAAATTACATACAGTTATTAATTGGCAACGAAGTCAACAATGCTCGACTAAATGATCAACAAGCTGCAGATATTATGAATGACATTTGGATTCAAGAAATTCGCCGTCATGCAATCCATTACATTCTCAGA ATCACAGGGCCACAATTCGGGTTTCATGTACAAACACTTTACACAGCAGTGACATATGTGGACAGATTTCTTCTCGAGCGAATAGTAGAA gttggACAGTACAGGATGGTGAGATTAATATCAGTGGCATGTTTATCATTAGCTGCAAAAATGGATGAAAGTAGAGAAAATGTGCCACCATTATCACATTATCCAGTAGGAACTTTCGGCATTAATGTGGATCATATAAGGAAAATGGAGTTGATGATTCTTGGTGATTTTCGTTGGGATATGCGATATGTTACTCCTTTTAATTTCATACGATTTTTCCTATCAAGATTTGCTAGAGATGTTCCAAGCAAATACTTAACAAGAATGAGAATTTATGAAATCGTCTTGAGTGTTCTTCAAG GTGGGAGGTTAATGAATCATAGACCATCTGTAATAGCAGCAGCTGCAACATTGTTAGCAGTAAACGGAAATTTGACTATAGAACAAGTGGGGATTCAGATAAATGCCTTGCCTTTAAATGGACTTCTTCAAATT AATAATGTGTGGTACTGCTACAATAGACTGCGACAGCTGAACGAGCACGTATGA